In a genomic window of Panthera tigris isolate Pti1 chromosome D4, P.tigris_Pti1_mat1.1, whole genome shotgun sequence:
- the FAM205C gene encoding protein FAM205C isoform X2 translates to MLSPTFILWDVGYPLYAYGSIIIIALIIWQVKKSHQELRLGPNRSCCRRHRRVKQRAKDRTSRARRLSREEAEKPWELLSVMKSQGWLPKEGSVRRLLCADPSCPICNAVALEIQQLLEGENTLISPPSSGPSQGSSCLEILSMSSLSLEQSQGSLHSKDLPLPSVTSTMSQLMDQKCLTQSAAQSASVSIPDHQAEGLRQKKGFQVPDVPWDAGALSSSRLEEPRTPVIQQDKRKSHSEGVLKKQAAETCLGNKMKLFPHWINPEVKGQRHKESILSKDETVAKTMTKKVEKSPPSTKHPVRGAKWEKKTEEEGITFFDVPQSQDNELKQQPLQSRCSWLLGLPYNNSKHCPQLTGDTQPKHPPQISALTSAEGTGLYKENTQSRKKEFIGSQSSAFP, encoded by the exons ATGTTGAGCCCTACCTTTATTCTGTGGGATGTTGGATATCCCTTATATGCTTATGGctccattattattattgcattaaTTATTTGGCAAGTGAAAAAGAGCCACCAAGAATTAAGGTTGGGACCTAACAGGAGCTGTTGCCGG cGTCACCGGAGAGTCAAACAAAGAGCTAAAGATAGAACATCAAGAG CTAGGAGACTTTCCCGGGAAGAAGCTGAGAAGCCATGGGAGCTGCTCTCTGTCATGAAAAG CCAGGGCTGGCTTCCTAAGGAGGGAAGTGTTCGGCGGCTCCTGTGTGCAGATCCTTCCTGCCCCATTTGCAATGCTGTGGCTCTGGAGATTCAGCAGTTGCTGGAGGGTGAGAACACCCTGATCTCTCCCCCTTCATCAGGGCCATCACAAGGCTCCTCTTGCCTAGAGATTTTGTCCATGTCTAGTCTCTCTTTGGAGCAGAGTCAGGGTTCCCTGCACTCCAAAGATCTTCCACTTCCATCTGTAACCTCCACAATGTCACAATTAATGGATCAGAAATGCTTAACACAGTCAGCTGCTCAGTCAGCCAGTGTCAGCATCCCAGACCACCAGGCTGAAGGCCTCCGGCAAAAAAAGGGATTTCAAGTGCCAGATGTGCCCTGGGATGCAGGAGCTCTGTCTTCTTCAAGACTTGAGGAGCCTAGGACTCCTGTGATTCAGCAGGACAAGAGGAAGAGCCATTCCGAAGGTGTACTAAAGAAACAAG CTGCAGAAACTTGCTTGGGAAATAAGATGAAGCTCTTTCCACACTGGATTAACCCCGAGGTGAAAGGTCAAAGGCATAAGGAATCCATTCTCTCTAAGGATGAGACAGTGGCTAAAACCATGACAAAGAAGGTTGAGAAGAGTCCACCCTCCACCAAACACCCTGTGAGAGGAGCcaagtgggagaaaaaaacagaagaggagggcaTAACCTTCTTTGATGTCCCCCAGTCTCAGGATAATGAACTAAAGCAACAACCCCTTCAGTCCAGATGCTCTTGGCTCCTGGGCCTTCCCTACAACAACTCCAAGCACTGTCCTCAGCTGACTGGTGACACTCAACCAAAACATCCACCCCAGATCTCAGCTCTTACCTCGGCAGAAGGTACTGGTCTATACAAAGAGAATACCCAATCCAGGAAAAAGGAGTTCATAGGTTCCCAATCCTCTGCATTCCCATGA
- the FAM205C gene encoding protein FAM205C isoform X1, whose protein sequence is MLSPTFILWDVGYPLYAYGSIIIIALIIWQVKKSHQELRLGPNRSCCRRHRRVKQRAKDRTSRARRLSREEAEKPWELLSVMKSQGWLPKEGSVRRLLCADPSCPICNAVALEIQQLLEGENTLISPPSSGPSQGSSCLEILSMSSLSLEQSQGSLHSKDLPLPSVTSTMSQLMDQKCLTQSAAQSASVSIPDHQAEGLRQKKGFQVPDVPWDAGALSSSRLEEPRTPVIQQDKRKSHSEGVLKKQEAAETCLGNKMKLFPHWINPEVKGQRHKESILSKDETVAKTMTKKVEKSPPSTKHPVRGAKWEKKTEEEGITFFDVPQSQDNELKQQPLQSRCSWLLGLPYNNSKHCPQLTGDTQPKHPPQISALTSAEGTGLYKENTQSRKKEFIGSQSSAFP, encoded by the exons ATGTTGAGCCCTACCTTTATTCTGTGGGATGTTGGATATCCCTTATATGCTTATGGctccattattattattgcattaaTTATTTGGCAAGTGAAAAAGAGCCACCAAGAATTAAGGTTGGGACCTAACAGGAGCTGTTGCCGG cGTCACCGGAGAGTCAAACAAAGAGCTAAAGATAGAACATCAAGAG CTAGGAGACTTTCCCGGGAAGAAGCTGAGAAGCCATGGGAGCTGCTCTCTGTCATGAAAAG CCAGGGCTGGCTTCCTAAGGAGGGAAGTGTTCGGCGGCTCCTGTGTGCAGATCCTTCCTGCCCCATTTGCAATGCTGTGGCTCTGGAGATTCAGCAGTTGCTGGAGGGTGAGAACACCCTGATCTCTCCCCCTTCATCAGGGCCATCACAAGGCTCCTCTTGCCTAGAGATTTTGTCCATGTCTAGTCTCTCTTTGGAGCAGAGTCAGGGTTCCCTGCACTCCAAAGATCTTCCACTTCCATCTGTAACCTCCACAATGTCACAATTAATGGATCAGAAATGCTTAACACAGTCAGCTGCTCAGTCAGCCAGTGTCAGCATCCCAGACCACCAGGCTGAAGGCCTCCGGCAAAAAAAGGGATTTCAAGTGCCAGATGTGCCCTGGGATGCAGGAGCTCTGTCTTCTTCAAGACTTGAGGAGCCTAGGACTCCTGTGATTCAGCAGGACAAGAGGAAGAGCCATTCCGAAGGTGTACTAAAGAAACAAG AAGCTGCAGAAACTTGCTTGGGAAATAAGATGAAGCTCTTTCCACACTGGATTAACCCCGAGGTGAAAGGTCAAAGGCATAAGGAATCCATTCTCTCTAAGGATGAGACAGTGGCTAAAACCATGACAAAGAAGGTTGAGAAGAGTCCACCCTCCACCAAACACCCTGTGAGAGGAGCcaagtgggagaaaaaaacagaagaggagggcaTAACCTTCTTTGATGTCCCCCAGTCTCAGGATAATGAACTAAAGCAACAACCCCTTCAGTCCAGATGCTCTTGGCTCCTGGGCCTTCCCTACAACAACTCCAAGCACTGTCCTCAGCTGACTGGTGACACTCAACCAAAACATCCACCCCAGATCTCAGCTCTTACCTCGGCAGAAGGTACTGGTCTATACAAAGAGAATACCCAATCCAGGAAAAAGGAGTTCATAGGTTCCCAATCCTCTGCATTCCCATGA